The sequence below is a genomic window from Flagellimonas marinaquae.
GGGCTCCACCTGGTGTGGATGCATTCTTTTTCATGGCTCCCATAAGCAATGGCATGGCCATGCTCAATACTTCTGCCGTCTTATTTTCCGATTGCCCTGTTTGTCCGGCAACACCGCTGACCAACTGTTTTCCCATTGGGCTATTGATCATGTCTAGTAATCCTGTCATTATGTTAGTGTTAAGGTTAAAGGTGGCAATGTACAAAAAAGCAGGTTTTGTCTTCTTTCACAAGCCTATAAAAGTTGTTATTTAAGCAGGTCAATTACGTTTTGTGCCAGTTCTTTGCCTATTCGCTGTTGCGCCTCCAATGTAGAACCGCCAATATGGGGACTAAGGGATATCTTCGGATTCATAAGTATCTTGATTTCTGGAGTGGGCTCGGATTCAAAAACATCCAATCCAGCGAATGCCAGGTGATTGTTTTCCAAGGCCTCGACCAATGCTACTTCGTCCAGTACACCACCTCGTGAGGTATTGATTATTCCCGCTCCGGGTTTCATTAGGCCCAATTCTTTTTTCCCAATCAGGTAGGTGTCCTGTGAAGGTACGTGTAGACTCACAAAGTCTGAATTGGCCAGAACATCTTTCAATTCACTTTTTTGAAGGGAAAAGTCTATAGTCTGTCCGTTGTAAAAAGAAAGGGTCAAGGTTGTTTCGTCTGCATGATGGTCGGTGTACAAGACCTCCATGCCCAAAGCAAGTGCCATTTTTGCAGTAGCTTGTCCAATTCTTCCAAAACCAACGATACCCAAGGTTTTGCCTTTGAGCTCGACACCCACAGAATAACTTTTTTTAAGTTGTTTGAACTGGCTATCGCCATCCAATGGCATGTTACGATTGGAATCGTGCAAAAACCGGACACCGTTCAACAAGTGGGCAAAAACCAACTCTGCAACGGATTCGGAGGACGCTTCTGGTGTATTGAATACCTTAATTCCTTTTGATTCGGCATATTTTACATCAATATTGTCCATGCCTACGCCTCCACGACCGATCAACTTTAGATCGGGGCACGCATCGATAAGTTTTTTATCCACTCTGGTAGCACTGCGTACCAAAAGGGCATCGACTTTATTTGTGTTGATATAGTTTGCCAACTGTTCTTCGGCAACCCTGGTATTTTTGACTTGGAATCCTTCCTTTTCCAGTAGAACAATTCCTTCCTGGGCAATTCCGTCATTCGCCAATATGACCTTCATAAATGTTTTTATTTAAAAATTTGAGTACTGCATTTCTTTTTGGGTATTGTCCTCTGGGGCCCATCACCATCAATATGGCAAGTAATGGTAAGTGAAGACGTCCGAACTCGAACAACTTCCAAAATTAAGTACAGTTATCCTTTCTTTTCGAGTTCGCTCATTATATCGACCAATACGCCGACACTTTCCATTGGCAGTGCGTTGTACATGGAGGCTCTGTAACCGCCAACCGATCTATGTCCATTGATACCGCTTATTCCAGCTTCTTTGCACATTTCGTCGAACACATCCTTTAACTCATCATCTGTAATATTAAAAGTAGCGTTCATACTAGAGCGATCCTCTTTGGCGGCAATGCCAGAAAAAACTGGGTTCAGTTCTATTTCTGAATAAATAAGGTTGGCTTTACGCTCGTTAATTTCTTCTATGGCGGCTATACCTCCCAAATCTTTTAACCACTGCATGGTAAGCATGGATACATACACCGCAAAAACAGGGGGCGTGTTGAACATGCTGTCCTTGGCAATATGTACCGAGTAATCCATCATAGAGGGAATTTTGCGCGATACTTTGCCCAAGATATCTTCTTTTACCACCACCAGGGTTGTTCCGGCAGGTCCCATATTCTTTTGCGCTCCGGCATAGATCAAATCGAACTGGAAAAAGTCCATTTGTCTGGAAAATATATCTGAACTCATATCGCAGACTAATGGAACAGCTGTTTTTGGAAACTCCTTAAACTGCGTTCCATAGATGGTATTGTTGGAGGTTAAATGAAGGAAATCCAGATCAGTTGGGATCTCGAATCCCTTTGGTATGTACCTAAAATTATCTTTTTGAGACGAAGCCACTTCTACAATATCTCCGAACATTCGGGCTTCCTTGATCGCCTTCTGACTCCATGTTCCCGTGTTCACATACCCGGCTTTTGCATCCAAAAGGTTAAAGGCGGTCATTAAAAATTGCATACTGGCCCCACCTTGTAAGAACAAGGCATGGTATCCTTTGCCCTGGAGTCCCAAAAGCTCTAGGGCCAGGGAACGGGCTTTTTCCATTATTTCAACAAATTCTTTGCTGCGATGGGATATTTCAATCAGTGAAAGTCCAATGCCATCCAATTCCAGAACAGCTTCGGAAGCCTTCTGCATTACCTCTGCGGGCAGAATGCAGGGACCGGCGCTAAAATTATGCTTTTTCATTTCCTAGGTTTAAGGGGTAAAGGTCTTAAAAATTGTTGTATCTAAAAATGGCTCCAACGGTTGGGGACTTTCTTAAAGTCCCAATAAAAATTTCATGGTATCAATTCCGTCGGCGTAGTCGCTCAAGCTTGGTTTTTGGGTTTGTCCAAAATTTATGTCTCCTTCCTTTTTGGAGACCACACATTGAATTTGCTTTTCCATCCTCCGTAAATCCAATTCCAAGCTGGCTTCATCATCATAAAATGAATAGAACAATGCGGAAATGGGAGAGGAAAGACTTTGATCCTCTTTTAAGATCAAAAAACCGTTATCCAAAATCTTGAACTCACTCATCAAATAAACAGCTTTGTTGTAATCGTAGTTATTGGCATATTTATGTTGGTGGATAATATCTTTATAAGTGTAGAGTGCTTGGAACAGCCTGTCAAAATTGTATCCCTTGGGTACAAATATTTTGGATACGTTGCGGCAACCCAGCCCATAATATCTAAAAATATCCTCGCCAAGTGCCCCTAGTTCTTCTTCGGTTTCATCTCCGGCGAGCACTGCCACCGAATTTCTATTTTTTCTGATGATATTCGGCTTCTTTCCAAAATAATATTCAAAATAACGACTTGTATTATTGCTCCCAGTGGCGATCACTGCATCGAAATTTTCTAGTTTTTCGTCTACAAATTCGATTTTATCTGCGAGCGAGGGCTCTTGTTCCATTAAGTAATCGGAGAGAAATGGGAGAAGCACTTTGTCATTGGAGGACTGCTTAATCAATACAGAATTACCGGAAAGCAATACACATAAAAAATCGTGAAAACCTACCAATGGTATATTGCCCGCCATTACTACCCCCACTTTTTTAGTGTTTTCTCCACTTTTAAAGGAGTATTGGGACAACCAATCGTTTATATGCGGCCTGGACAGGATATTTCCCCATTGTTCCAGGGAAAATAAAATGTTTTCCTCCGTAAACCATCCGTTATGATGACCTGCTCTTGCAACGACCTCTTTTAGT
It includes:
- a CDS encoding D-2-hydroxyacid dehydrogenase; this encodes MKVILANDGIAQEGIVLLEKEGFQVKNTRVAEEQLANYINTNKVDALLVRSATRVDKKLIDACPDLKLIGRGGVGMDNIDVKYAESKGIKVFNTPEASSESVAELVFAHLLNGVRFLHDSNRNMPLDGDSQFKQLKKSYSVGVELKGKTLGIVGFGRIGQATAKMALALGMEVLYTDHHADETTLTLSFYNGQTIDFSLQKSELKDVLANSDFVSLHVPSQDTYLIGKKELGLMKPGAGIINTSRGGVLDEVALVEALENNHLAFAGLDVFESEPTPEIKILMNPKISLSPHIGGSTLEAQQRIGKELAQNVIDLLK
- a CDS encoding acyl-CoA reductase yields the protein MAPDTNTIDAFVKLGKYLTEFCQDCSQKSPKTDPGLKEVVARAGHHNGWFTEENILFSLEQWGNILSRPHINDWLSQYSFKSGENTKKVGVVMAGNIPLVGFHDFLCVLLSGNSVLIKQSSNDKVLLPFLSDYLMEQEPSLADKIEFVDEKLENFDAVIATGSNNTSRYFEYYFGKKPNIIRKNRNSVAVLAGDETEEELGALGEDIFRYYGLGCRNVSKIFVPKGYNFDRLFQALYTYKDIIHQHKYANNYDYNKAVYLMSEFKILDNGFLILKEDQSLSSPISALFYSFYDDEASLELDLRRMEKQIQCVVSKKEGDINFGQTQKPSLSDYADGIDTMKFLLGL
- the serC gene encoding 3-phosphoserine/phosphohydroxythreonine transaminase, translating into MKKHNFSAGPCILPAEVMQKASEAVLELDGIGLSLIEISHRSKEFVEIMEKARSLALELLGLQGKGYHALFLQGGASMQFLMTAFNLLDAKAGYVNTGTWSQKAIKEARMFGDIVEVASSQKDNFRYIPKGFEIPTDLDFLHLTSNNTIYGTQFKEFPKTAVPLVCDMSSDIFSRQMDFFQFDLIYAGAQKNMGPAGTTLVVVKEDILGKVSRKIPSMMDYSVHIAKDSMFNTPPVFAVYVSMLTMQWLKDLGGIAAIEEINERKANLIYSEIELNPVFSGIAAKEDRSSMNATFNITDDELKDVFDEMCKEAGISGINGHRSVGGYRASMYNALPMESVGVLVDIMSELEKKG